The sequence below is a genomic window from Cryobacterium arcticum.
AGTTCTTGAGCGTGACGTTGGCGGCGCGAATGAACACGTCGCCCTTGATGTCGAGGCCTTCGACGACGGCACCGGGTGTGGTGATCGTGATGCTTCCAGAGGGCTTCAGCGACACACCGGCGGGGACACCGGTCGTGCTCGCGTCCGGCCATCCGGTCGGTGCCGGAGCGGGGTCGGGAGCAGGTGCGGGAGCCGGAGCAGTTGTGGGAGCCGGTGCCGGAGCCGGAGCCGGGTTGGGTGCCGGAGACGTCGGTGCAGGTGCCGGAGTCGTCGGTGCAGGTGCAGGTGCAGGGGTCGTCGGTGCAGGGGTCGTAGGCGCGGTGGCTCCGGTTGCGCTGAAGACGACGTCAACGAAGTAGTTGGCCGACTTGTAGGTCTTACTGGGGAATCCGCCCGAGGTGCCGTACTTGTACACGCCGGCGTTGGTGCCAGCGGTGAGCGCACCCTCGGTCTTGGCGGACTTGAAGTAGCCGGACGAGTAGGCGTAGTGCCCCTGGGGGGCCAGATAGGACACAACGAACTTCTGTCCGGCCTTGACGTCAACGGGGGCGGCCAGGGTGGCGGTCTGCCATCCGGTTGCGGTTTCGTTGGAGAAAGTCGCCGAGGCGAGCTTCTCACCGCTCGAGGACCACACGGTGCCCTTGTGGGTGCCCCCGTTACCGGCGCCCTTGTAGAAGCGGATGGCCGAGATCGACCCGGCCGAAGAGGACTTCAGTGCAACACCGACTTCGACTGCGTCGCCGTCTGCTGCCGCAGCAACGCTGGGCTTCGAAGAGGCGAAGAGGCTCGTAGCGGCAGTGGTGGTGGCCGTGTTGACGGCCTGCGGCACGCTGGCACGCGGGGTGTCGGCAAGTGCTGCCGTCGATCCCAGCGCGAGACTGACCGTGACCGCGGCGGCAAGTGCCGCGACGAGGGAGTTGCGACGCGTATGCGACCGCTCCCGAGTGGTTGAACGTACTATTTGCTTCATGGTTCGATGAACCTTTCCTGGATCGGGCGCGCCGATCACAAGCCCAAGGAACCTACGACGCGCCAATTTCGACCGCGTCGTGATCAAAACCTGAATTACTGTAACCCATTTGGGGGGTATTGCAAGCGTTTCCCGTCCCCCGATCGGGGGCCAAACTAAGAAAAACTCACGTTTTTGAGCATAGCCTGCGACTTCGCTAAAGCCGAATCCGGGAGTATTGGCTAGTATCTGGTCGTGCTCAGCCGCACTGGCGTGCTGTTGCAAGCGCGTGTCCACTGCACCTCCACATGACGAGAGCGGCCATGAGACTTCTGTACAGTTTTCCGCATTCATTGGATCGTCCTGGAATAGCTCTCACCGCGCGCCAGCAGGTTTTGGGATTGGCGCGGCTCGGTGTGCAAGTCGAGTTGTTCGCCACCTCGATCGGCGCACTCGAGCTGCCTCCGGGCGTCACGGTGCACACCACGCTGAGCGTCGGCGCCCTCAGGGTCCCGCACCGTGCCCTCGGCGTTCAGCGCGCTTACGACTACCACGATGCCGTGGTATCCCATTGGTTGTCCCGGCACGGCTCCGACATCGACATCGTGCACGCCTGGCCGCGCGGATGCCTGCGCACGCTGACCACCGCCCGCTCTTTGGGCATCCCAGCCCTGCGAGAATCGCCGAATCCGCACACAGCCAGCGTCATACGGCAGTCCGAGCTCGCAGCGGCCGACGCCGGCATCGAATTGCCGGCGACGCATTCGCACGCGTCCAACAGGGATGTCCTGGCCAGGGAACGCGAGGAGTATGCCGCGGCCAGCGCCGTGTTGGTGCCGTCCGACTACGCACGGGATGAGTTCCTGGCCGAGGGTTTTCCCGCGAGGTCCCTGCTCCAGCATCGGTACGGCTGCGATCTCGACCGATTCCCGGCCCGCACCGCGGTCCGCGGGCAGAGACCATTCCGTGCGGTGTTCGTAGGGCGCGGTGACCCGACCAAAGGCCTGCATGTCGCCCTCGAAGCCTGGCTGATCGCGAACCTCCCGAACGCCGAGTTCCTGATCGCCGGGGCCTTGCAGCCCGACTACGCCGCCGCCCTGGCCGACCTCCTCGCCCTGCCCACAGTGACGACCCTGGGCTTCGTGACCGATGTGTCCGCGCTGTTGCGGAGCGCTGACGTGATGCTGCTCCCGACCTGGACGGAGGGCAGCGCGCTGGTCACCCTCGAAGCCGAGGCCAGCGGTTGTGTTCCCCTGGTCAGCACGGCCGCCGGCGCGCTCGGCGACGACGGCATCGACTACCTTGAACATCCCGTCGGGGATCGTGCAGCCCTGGCTGCCCAGCTGGTTCTTATGGCAGGGGATGCCGAGGGGTTGGCGAGGCTGTCGACGCACGGAACCGCCCGGCGCGACTTCCTGTCCTGGGATCGGGCCGGCGAGGTCTTGCTCGAGCGATACTCCGATGCTGTCGGCCTCACTGTCTAGCCGGTTCGGGGATGCGGTGGCGGCGCGCGGCAGGCTGCGCCGACGCCTCCCGTGAAGCCGCGGGCACACGGCGGAGGATCGCGACGGCGAGCAGCGCGCCCAGGCCGAGCAGCAGCAGCAGCCCGCCCACCGCGGGCGCGCGGGACACGGGCCGTGTGAAAACGTCGGGTTGGCTGAAATCGTCCCTGACGAGAACCCGTACACCGAAGGGGATGCCCCGGTCGCTCTGCAAGATCGCCAGCTGATTCTTGATTTCGCGCAACACTCGGAGGGACTGGTCGGCGGCGGCTTCCGCCGTCGACGCCCGAGTGCTGATCCACACCAGCGGGCTGTTCCCGATGACCTCGGTGTAACGCTCGAGGCTGCCCTGCCCGGTGGCGACTGTGTAGTCCTCGACGCCGTCGTTGGACAATGCCGCCGCGACCGGGGCACTGTTCATGATGAAGACGACAATGTCGCCCATGCCAGGCACGTCAGTCTTGCTGTCATACCTGTTTTGGCCGGTCGCGGTTGGAATACCCAACAGCAGGGATCCCTGGGCCTCGAACCCGCCGGTCGCCTGGCCGATCGCGATGCTACCGCCGCCCAGGCAGAGGGCGAGGGCGCCGGCCAGCGCGGCCCTCGTCCACCCGCGAAGCACACGGGTTCGATGCACCGGCCGGCCCGGCCGGCCGGCCGGGGTGTGCCGCAATCGCCAGGCGGCTGCGGCCGCGCCCAGGACCAACGACAGCGCACCCATCGCCATCGGGAACCCGAAGACGTCGAAGGTGGCGCAGAGCACGGCGGCCGAGGTCAGGCTGGCCGCGAGCGCGTAGGCCTGCAGCCTGCGCTGTCGGTCGTTGGCCCGCAGTCCGGTCACCAGGCAGAGGGTGATGGCCGTGCCAAGCAGGCACACGAAGGCGATAAGCCCGATTACGCCCTGCTCCACCAGGATGCCGAGGAATTGGTTGTCAAGGGTGCGATACATGCTCGGCAAGAAGGTGAACGGTCCCCGGCCGACCCACGGTGACTGCACGAAGAAGGCCTCAACCGCCTCGTAGTCACGCACCCGGCCGTCGATGGACTGATCCTGTCCGGCATCGAGAAACAGTTCTCTGATCGTGCCGAGCAGTCCTGGCATCGCCAGGCGGAAGGCGACCGCCACCACAGGCAGGACCAGCAACATCCACAGCCGCTGACGGTTGGTGGCGACGCAGACCGCGAAGACCACCCCGATGATCAGGCCCAGCATGCCCGACCGGGACACCGTCAGCGGGATCGCGACTCCGATCAGGCCGAGCTGGGTCCACTGCCAGGCGCGCCGGCTGGTGGCGGTGAACGCCAAGTAGACCGCCAACGGCAGGATGATGCCGAGGACGGCGGCGAATTCGATCGAGTGCAATGCCGTCGCGCTCACTCGTGGGAACCCCGAGCGGGAGTAGAGCGAACCTCCGGACTCATTCGCCACCAGGCCAGGCAGGTGCAGCAACTCGATGAAGTTGATACCCCAGATGAACTGGACGATGCCCAGGCAGGCAAGCAAGGCGCCCATCAACACCAGCAGCCTGAGGAACGAAGCCAGCCTGGCGCGGCTGCGCATCGTATCGGCCACCAGGAGGATCACCCCAGCCCAGGACGCCAGCATGATCAGCCCGCGCACGGCTGACGACACCTCGGCTGCGGTGATCGGGCGCAACATTCCTGCGACGAATGCCAGCACGGTGGCGACGCACACCGCGGCCAGCGCCCAGTGCACCGCGGTCGCCTGCAGAAGCCGGTTTTGCCTGGTGACCAGGCCGATGAGCCACAACAGCAGGAAGAGTACCCCCAGGATTGTCGCGGGGGTTCCGGCGGCACCGAGCGGCCCGATCACGTAGATCGAGGGCGAGCCGATAAGCACAATGACGTAGACCTGCAGAATGACCATAGGGTCATAGGAAATCCGGCTCGACGCCACGTGCGCCGGCGCCGGTTGCTGCGGCGGTGCGCTTCCGGACGGGCCGATCTGCAGGGTGTCGGTCATCTCTGCCGACGGGCTTCCGACGGTTCCGGTACCAGGATGAAGTCGTCCACCAGATCGTGCTCGTCGAGGTCAGGCACCGACGCCGTCTCCGTGTCACGGTCTGCCCCTGCGGTCGGCTCGGTGTCCGGTGTTGAATCCCGCCGACGCCCGCGCGCTGGCCGGTTGCCGTCCCGCGGATGCACGCGGTGGCTCCGCCGCCGTTCGGCGAGCGCCATCACGAGGATGGTCAGGAGCAGCAGGCCGAGTGCCACTCCGACACCGTTGCGGATCGGCACCGCGTAGTTGAGTACCGCCTTCGGGTCGCGCGTCAACTGGGTGGCGGTGACCCACTGGTTCCGTGGCGCACCCGCACTCTCCTGCAGGGCATCGAGGCGCACACCTAGATCCTTGCCGAGGGAGTCCAGTGTCGCATAGGCGTTCGTGCGGCTGACGTCCTCGACCGTGATGGCGAGGAGGGGTGCAGAGAGGGAGGTGTCTCTGAACGTCGTGTACGTGAGTTGCGGCGCGTTGTCGGTGTAATGCTCGGTCGTGATCACGTCAGACAAGGACACCGCGAGGATATCGACGGTTGTCGAGACCCCATTGCCCAGCTGCAGGAACGGGTTGCCGGCGGTGCCGTCTGCGCCCAGGACCGGTGAGAGGAAGAGGTAGCTGGATTGCACCTTGTAGCTCACGGGTGACATCACCCCCATGATCACCCCGCCGACCATGGCCACGAGCACGCCGGGGATGACGATCCAGCGCCAACGGGTGAGCATCTGCCAGAGCTTTCTGAGCGTCATAGTCTTCCTCCTGCTGTGTGTGGCGCGTTTGTTCGTGGTCTCCTGCACGCCCCCTCGATGGCCTGCAACACCGTCGCTTGGGCGGGAGCCCAGGACACCTCGGCGACGCTAGCGGCCAATGCGTCGGGGCCCGCGATCCGGTGGCTGGCCAGGGCAATCTCCAGTGCTTCCGCCACCGCGCGCGGGGTCGGACGCGTCCAGGCGATGTGTGGGTTGGACAGATCGGCGCGAGTGCCGGCGGAGTCGTTGACAACCGGTGTCACCCCGGCGGCAAGCAGTTCGAAGGCGATGAGGGAGATGTTGGTAAACGACAGCGCGAGCCCGGCTCCACACCTGTTGTATAGCGTGTTGAGTTCGGTCGGGCTCATATGCCCGTGCACGACGGCGGGGAATGGCAACCGTCGCGCTGCCACCCCGAAGGTGTGGATCTGGACCGTCGGGTTGGCCTGGTGGAAGAGCTGCAACGCCATCAGACCGAGTTCGTAACCGCGTCTGGCCGTTCCGGGTTTGGCGTAGAAGATCACGGCGTCCCGTGACGCATGCTCGGTCACCGAATACCGCTCCCGGTCGCAGCCGAACTCCGCCACGATCGGCTCGGCGCCGAACCTGTCCTGCAGCTCGGCGGCCACCATCCTTCCGACCGTCAGGGGAATGAACCCGAATCGGTAGGTGTCTTCCGCGAGTTCGTACGCGCTCCCGCGCGGGTAGAAGTAGGGTTCGAAGTCCTGTACAAGGTAGAAGCGGACCCCGGGCACATCATTGCGGCCGGCCAGAATGTGCGCTGTCGGCCACGCTGTCGCGACGAAGGCATCCACGTTCTCGCCCGGGGTGCCCAGAGCGCCCACATCACGAACCTCGGCCCGCACACGCGGCCACCAGGTCCGGATGAGCTCCTGGTACTGCTGGGCGGATCCGCCCTGGCCGTCATATAAATAAAGGATGCACCGGTGCCCAGCGGCTTCAACGGCCTCGACGAACCTGAAAATCGTCGTGTGCCCCCCGGAGGCCGGACCGGGCGCGGTGAGCACCCAGCCGACGGTGAGAGCCTCGCCCGGTGCCCGGGCCGTCCGGGCAGGTGGGATCCTGACGGTCGCGGAATCCACGACGTCGGCAGCCTGGAGGTACATCGGCTCGCTGTCGCCGCCCCAGCGTTTCGAGGCACGCCTGGCCAACCGTTCGGCGACACCTCCCCAGCCCTCCCGGCGCAGGACGGCGGACACTTTACGTGCGTTCTCTGCTGCAGTCATGATTCCCTCACAGTCCAGTCGACCGCCAGCGCAAGCTGCGGATCTCTCGCGTTCCCCGGTACGCGACCGCGCGGGTGAATAGGTACGGCGACCACTTCGCCCGGTGGCCGAGTCTCTGCGCACGGCGCAACACCGGCAGGTGTTCGATCGACGCGGGCGGGACGTCGAGCTCAGCCGCAAAACCGAGGAGCAGTTCGGTCTGTGTCTCGTTTCCATGGCCGGCGGAATACGATTGCGCGGCGCGGGCGACGGCCTCATTGGCCAATGCAGTGTGTGCTGTCCGGAGGAGCGATTCGGCCCGTGGACGATCCTCGGCCTCGGCTGGCGGTTCGAAGAGCAGATCGAACGCGGCGGCTCGTTCCCGCAGGTCAGTGAGGACATCGACCTCGCGGGCGGACAGGCTGTCGGCGTGTTCACGATGCCAGGCCTGGTCCGCACCGTTGATCCAGGCGACATCGGCATGCCAGGCAAGCCGGAACCACATTTCCATATCGTGGGTATGCGCCAGGGCACGCTGCCCGCCCACCGCGTGTACCAGGCTCATCCGCATCAACACTTCAGGCGAGGTGATGCAGTTCACTCCGAGCCGACAGCGCAGCTCAAGCCAGTTTCGACCTGGCCAAACGGTCCACGACGCCGCAGTGCGCCGATGGCGCACCGGCACCGGGCCCGAAAAGTGCACCGGATGCCCGTACACGAATCCGACGCCGGGGTACGCCTCCGCAACGGCGGTCGACCTCCCGAGGGATCCGGGGGTGAGCAGATCGTCAGCGTCCAGCCGAACCAGGTACTCGCCCGTAGCAGCGGCGAGTCCCTCGTTGAAGGTCGCGACCGGTCCACCGTTGAGTGAGCGGGTGATGACCCTGACTCGGGAATCGGAGCTCGCCAAGCGAGTGGCGATCGAGACGGAGTCGTCGGTGGATGCGTCGTCGACGATGATCACCTCGGTGCGCACTCCGGCCTGGGACAGGACACTCTGCACTGCCGTGGCCAGGTAATGCCCGTAGTTGTAGTTCGGGATCACGACGCTCACCAGCGGTGCGCGTCGCGGGACCTGGGGCAGGGCACGCCCTGACCGCACGGCACTCGCCCGCAACCGGAAGCCCGGTTCCGTCCTACTCCTGGCCGACCGCATCACGCTCATGCCTCGATCGCCCGCCGCAACTCGTCCACGATGTGTTCCTGCTGGCCGCGGGATATGCCGGGGTAGATCGGCAGGGACATGATCTCGCCCGCGAGACTCTCGGCGACGGGAAACTCGCCGATGCCCTGCCCCAGGAAGGCGAAGGCGGGCAGGAGGTGGACCGGCGCCGGATAGTGGACGGACGCCCCGATGCCGACGGCGTTCAACCGGTTCACGACCAGATCACGGCGCGGCACCCGGATGACGTAGAGGTGGAACACGTGCTCGTTGCCCGCGACCACGCGGGGTGCCCGAACGTCGGGAAGGTCGGCTACGAGATCGTCGTAGACCGCGGCCGCGTCCCTCCGCCACTGGTTCCAGCCGTCGAGTCGGGCCAGTTTTGCCCGGAGCACCACGGCTTGCAGCCCATCGAGCCGGGAGTTGACGCCGATCAGGTTGTGCTCATAGCGGCGGACACCGCCGTGATTGCGCATCATGCGCACTCGTTCGGCCAGTTCGGCGGAGTCGGTCATGACGGCGCCGGCGTCGCCGTAGGCACCGAGGTTCTTCCCAGGGTAGAAACTCGTGCCGGCGATATCACCCAGGGAACCCGCCCGGCTGCCGTGACGCAGAGCTCCCTGTGATTGCGCGGCGTCTTCGACCAGCAGGACATCGTTCCCCGCCAGGTCCCGAAGGGTCTCCATCGGCGCGGCTTGTCCGTAGAGGTGCACCCCGATGATGGCTCGCACCCGTGGGCCGAGGGCAGCAGCGGTGGCGGCGGGGTCGATCAGGAAATTCTCGTCACAATCGACCAGGCGCAGGGAGGCGCCGGAGCGGAGCACCGCTTCGGCGGTGGCGACGTAGGTGTTGACAGGAACGATGACGTCGTCGCCGGGACCGATGCGGCCGGCTCGGAGCGCCAGCTCCAGGGCGTCGGTGCCGTTTCCCACGCCGACGACGTGCCCGATCCCACAGTAGGCAGAGAATTCGGCTTCAAAGGCATCCACCTCCGGGCCAAGGATATAGGCGCCGCTCGCCAGCACCCGATCGAAGCCGTCCCGGACCTCGTCTTCGATCGCTGCGTGCTGCAGCTGGAGGTCGACCAATGGGATCTTGGTGATTTCGGTCATGAGTTTCTCTCTTCCACGGGCGAGTTCGGTGTAGCGATGGGGTCAGGAGCGGGCGTGGGCGTGCGCGCGGGGATGCGGGCCCGGACCCACCTGAAGATGAGGAGGAGGTAGACGGCACCGCCGGCCAATCCTCCGCCGATGAGCGCCGGCAGGTCGTTCGGGAGGAGCAGGGTTGCGCCCAGGACGGTCAGCGCTGCCGGAATCATGGCCGCGACAGGCTGCCAGCCGAGTTTCAGCACCAGCCGGACATCGGCGCCGGAGCGCCGGGCTGCGATGAGGTAGGCGGGCAGCACGATCACCAGGCTGACGGCGAGGTGCGCCCAGGCGGCGCCCTCGATGCCCCACCGCAGGGTGCCGAAGATGGTCGCGGGCACCAGCACGACGAACCAGAGCACTTGAATGGCCAGCACCTCCCGGGAGGCGCCCCTGGACAGGAGGTAGGACACGATGAGGTCGAAAATCGCCCGGACGGCACCGAACAACCCGAGAGCCGCGAGCACCGGCGCTGCGGCGGCCCACTTGTCGCCGTAGACGACCGCGATGAGGGGGCCGCTGAGGAGCGCGAGGAACGCGCCGGCCGGTACCGCCACCGCCCACGTGAGCGAGGTCGCGGTGGCCAACGAGGGATCGTTTCGGGCCACGACGGTTCGGGAGAATGTGGGTAGTGCGACCGACCGTACGATTTGCCCGAGTGCGGTCATTGGCCAGCTGGAAATGTTGAAGGCCAGGAAATAGAACCCCAGCGCGACGGGACCGCTGATTCGGGAGATGACGACGTTGTCGATGTTGAGCAGCGCCCAGGACAGCAGGTTGGCCGCAGCGATCGGGAGACCGAAGGCGAGGACGGGACGCACGACAGCCCGATCGATGCCGTATCTGGGGCGTTCGCCGGAGAGCGCGAACTGGAGGATCAGGGTGACCGATTGGGCGGCGACCCGTCCGACGGCCAGAGCCATCACGCCCCACCCCGCCCACAGGAGCAGCAGGGTGATGGTGGTCCCCACCACGAAGTCGATCGCCGCGATCAGGAACAGCCGCTTCTGTTGGAAGCGCCGCTGGAGCATGGAGTACGGAACGAGGCCGGCACCGCCGAGGAGGAGTGTGAAGGAGAGGACGACGATAACGTTCCCGGCGGCCGGGCTGCGCAGGAGCGAGGCCACGGAGTGGGCGGACAAGGCCATCCCTGCGGTCATGACCGCGCCGGCGGCGAGACCGAAGGTGGCGACCGTCGGGGCGATCCGTTTGGGGTCGGGGGTGCGGATCAGGTCCGCGCTCAGGCCGAGGTCGGCGAGGGTGATCAGGACCGCCTGCACAGTGAGCGCCACCGCGAAAACGCCGAACTGTTCCGGGGTCAGCAGCCGGGCGAGAACGATACCGACGGCGAAGGTGCCCACCCTGAGGATGAGGGTGCTGATCGTGCTCCAACCCAGCGCGCCGCGCACCTGGGCCGATTCGACGGGGGTCATCGGGCGGCCCCGTTCGCGGTGACGGGGATTCGCCCCGCTCGGGTAGCGAACGCGGCGGCACGGTGGCGCGCCATGGCGAACTTGAAGCGTGCAAGCCGGATTCCGGCGCTGGCCAGGCCCCGGTGGGAAGCCGCGCGGGAGCCGGGTTCGGCCAGCGCCACGTTGTAGACCTCGACGAGGTCCCTGCTGGCCCTGGCCAGGCTGAACCGGTCGACCACCAGGTCGCGGCCGAAGGTACCGAGTTCCCGACGCCGGCGTGCATCACGAAGCAGGGGGTGCAGTATCCCCAGTAGGGTGGCCGCGCCCGCTCCGCCATGGCCGTACCAGCCCTCGTCGAGGAACCTCTGCAGTGTCGACGGTTCGGCGAGGCACCAGAATCCCGCTGCGCCCTGCACGATGAGCGGCTTGGCGAACGCCATGCCCTTGAGCGCCGAACTGCCCATTCCGAGCACCACGTCCGCTGCGGCGTAGGCATCCCGCGGGTCGAGCAGTCCGCCCGTGACGGTGACGACCTCTCGCCCGTGGCGCCGGTTGACTACATCGGAGTGCGCCCGCACATCGGGAAGTTCGGCTCCGTCGCCCACAATGAGGAGCCGCACGGGCCGTTCGGTGGCCAGCTCGTCGACCGCGGCGATCGCCGTGTGCACGCCCTTGACCTTCTCAAGGTCGGTGACGATCCGGCCGACCACAGTGAGCACCAGGTCATCGGGCCGGAAGCCGAACCGGCGCCTGGCGGCGGCCACGTCACCGGGGGCGTTCCGTGTCGTGTCCACCGGCGGTTCGATCAGGCTCACCCGTGCGAACCGGCGGGCCTGTTGCTCGGCCAGCTCCGCGGTCCCAACGACGAGGGGGCAGTGCCGCGGCAGGAAATCCGGCACCGACATCGACAGTACCGTGGCGACAAGGGGGACCCCGAGTCGGCGATGCGGACCGAATGCGAGGTCAATGGTCGGGCCCCACTCGTAGCCGTGGACGAGGTCCACTCGGCGGCTGCGCACCAGCGCGGTCAGGGCAGAGATGTTCCGGCGCGATGGCCATCGCTGATCGTCAGGCGCGACCGTGTAATGGAGGCCGAGGTCATCGACCATGGTGACGAGTGGACCCTCGGGTCCGAACATCGATACGTCGTGCCCGAGATCGGCCACGCCGCGGGCAAGCTCCACCGCGTTGGTCTGACTGCCGCCGACCTCCATGCGGGCCGGGGACACCAGGATCCTCACTGGGCCCGCCTGCCGAGTGATCGTGCCGGCAAGCCGGCCCAGGTCTCCCCGTCCGGAAGATCGGTGAGGAGCACCGCACCCATACCGAGCACCGTTCCCGCTCCCACCGTCACGTTCTCGCGAACGCTGGCGTTCATACCCAGGTAGGCGCCCCGCCCCACCCGAACCGAACCGCCCAGCGTCACTCCGGCGCACAGGGTCGCGAAGTCGGCCACGACGTTGTCGTGCGTCAGCGTCACGTGCGGCATGGCAACAACGTGACGTCCCACCTGGACCAAGGCGGTCAAGACCACACCGGCCAAGAGGATGCTGCCCGCCCCGACGACGCAGCCGGGAGGGATCTCGACTGCGGGGTGTACGACGGTCGCGTACCGGTGGTCAGCGACGCCCAGCAGGGTCAATCGGGCCGCGATGGTCTCGCGCCGGGTTCCTCGTCCGACACAGATGACGATGGCCGCTTCTGGATAGTTCCCGACCTCATCGATGGTCCCCAGCACCGGGGCGCCGCCGACCAGGGTGTGCCTGAGTTCGGCCCGATCGTCGAGTACAGCGATCTCTCGCGTATAGTGCTCGCCCGCCAGCACGGCCAGCACTTCCCGTGCCAGGCCGCTCGCAC
It includes:
- a CDS encoding DUF4082 domain-containing protein; the encoded protein is MKQIVRSTTRERSHTRRNSLVAALAAAVTVSLALGSTAALADTPRASVPQAVNTATTTAATSLFASSKPSVAAAADGDAVEVGVALKSSSAGSISAIRFYKGAGNGGTHKGTVWSSSGEKLASATFSNETATGWQTATLAAPVDVKAGQKFVVSYLAPQGHYAYSSGYFKSAKTEGALTAGTNAGVYKYGTSGGFPSKTYKSANYFVDVVFSATGATAPTTPAPTTPAPAPAPTTPAPAPTSPAPNPAPAPAPAPTTAPAPAPAPDPAPAPTGWPDASTTGVPAGVSLKPSGSITITTPGAVVEGLDIKGDVFIRAANVTLKNSKVTGRVDTGDSAGKYPGTLIQRVEVVGPYNSAADGGFPAVGYTDLTCDGCNIRGWGKGAGLVANVTIKNSWIHDLVVHGDPANGGSHNEAIISLGGTNFTITGNRLDAGSAPNFSASLALYSQMEIIRNVVVDRNLFNGGGYCLYAGSTNGNTATNSKFTNNTFGTSVFPKCGSYGPVTSYTSGNGNAWSGNVMSNGTVVNAG
- a CDS encoding glycosyltransferase family 4 protein, with amino-acid sequence MQVELFATSIGALELPPGVTVHTTLSVGALRVPHRALGVQRAYDYHDAVVSHWLSRHGSDIDIVHAWPRGCLRTLTTARSLGIPALRESPNPHTASVIRQSELAAADAGIELPATHSHASNRDVLAREREEYAAASAVLVPSDYARDEFLAEGFPARSLLQHRYGCDLDRFPARTAVRGQRPFRAVFVGRGDPTKGLHVALEAWLIANLPNAEFLIAGALQPDYAAALADLLALPTVTTLGFVTDVSALLRSADVMLLPTWTEGSALVTLEAEASGCVPLVSTAAGALGDDGIDYLEHPVGDRAALAAQLVLMAGDAEGLARLSTHGTARRDFLSWDRAGEVLLERYSDAVGLTV
- a CDS encoding O-antigen ligase family protein, which translates into the protein MVILQVYVIVLIGSPSIYVIGPLGAAGTPATILGVLFLLLWLIGLVTRQNRLLQATAVHWALAAVCVATVLAFVAGMLRPITAAEVSSAVRGLIMLASWAGVILLVADTMRSRARLASFLRLLVLMGALLACLGIVQFIWGINFIELLHLPGLVANESGGSLYSRSGFPRVSATALHSIEFAAVLGIILPLAVYLAFTATSRRAWQWTQLGLIGVAIPLTVSRSGMLGLIIGVVFAVCVATNRQRLWMLLVLPVVAVAFRLAMPGLLGTIRELFLDAGQDQSIDGRVRDYEAVEAFFVQSPWVGRGPFTFLPSMYRTLDNQFLGILVEQGVIGLIAFVCLLGTAITLCLVTGLRANDRQRRLQAYALAASLTSAAVLCATFDVFGFPMAMGALSLVLGAAAAAWRLRHTPAGRPGRPVHRTRVLRGWTRAALAGALALCLGGGSIAIGQATGGFEAQGSLLLGIPTATGQNRYDSKTDVPGMGDIVVFIMNSAPVAAALSNDGVEDYTVATGQGSLERYTEVIGNSPLVWISTRASTAEAAADQSLRVLREIKNQLAILQSDRGIPFGVRVLVRDDFSQPDVFTRPVSRAPAVGGLLLLLGLGALLAVAILRRVPAASREASAQPAARRHRIPEPARQ
- a CDS encoding glycosyltransferase family 2 protein, whose protein sequence is MSVVIPNYNYGHYLATAVQSVLSQAGVRTEVIIVDDASTDDSVSIATRLASSDSRVRVITRSLNGGPVATFNEGLAAATGEYLVRLDADDLLTPGSLGRSTAVAEAYPGVGFVYGHPVHFSGPVPVRHRRTAASWTVWPGRNWLELRCRLGVNCITSPEVLMRMSLVHAVGGQRALAHTHDMEMWFRLAWHADVAWINGADQAWHREHADSLSAREVDVLTDLRERAAAFDLLFEPPAEAEDRPRAESLLRTAHTALANEAVARAAQSYSAGHGNETQTELLLGFAAELDVPPASIEHLPVLRRAQRLGHRAKWSPYLFTRAVAYRGTREIRSLRWRSTGL
- a CDS encoding DegT/DnrJ/EryC1/StrS family aminotransferase, with the translated sequence MTEITKIPLVDLQLQHAAIEDEVRDGFDRVLASGAYILGPEVDAFEAEFSAYCGIGHVVGVGNGTDALELALRAGRIGPGDDVIVPVNTYVATAEAVLRSGASLRLVDCDENFLIDPAATAAALGPRVRAIIGVHLYGQAAPMETLRDLAGNDVLLVEDAAQSQGALRHGSRAGSLGDIAGTSFYPGKNLGAYGDAGAVMTDSAELAERVRMMRNHGGVRRYEHNLIGVNSRLDGLQAVVLRAKLARLDGWNQWRRDAAAVYDDLVADLPDVRAPRVVAGNEHVFHLYVIRVPRRDLVVNRLNAVGIGASVHYPAPVHLLPAFAFLGQGIGEFPVAESLAGEIMSLPIYPGISRGQQEHIVDELRRAIEA
- a CDS encoding lipopolysaccharide biosynthesis protein — protein: MTPVESAQVRGALGWSTISTLILRVGTFAVGIVLARLLTPEQFGVFAVALTVQAVLITLADLGLSADLIRTPDPKRIAPTVATFGLAAGAVMTAGMALSAHSVASLLRSPAAGNVIVVLSFTLLLGGAGLVPYSMLQRRFQQKRLFLIAAIDFVVGTTITLLLLWAGWGVMALAVGRVAAQSVTLILQFALSGERPRYGIDRAVVRPVLAFGLPIAAANLLSWALLNIDNVVISRISGPVALGFYFLAFNISSWPMTALGQIVRSVALPTFSRTVVARNDPSLATATSLTWAVAVPAGAFLALLSGPLIAVVYGDKWAAAAPVLAALGLFGAVRAIFDLIVSYLLSRGASREVLAIQVLWFVVLVPATIFGTLRWGIEGAAWAHLAVSLVIVLPAYLIAARRSGADVRLVLKLGWQPVAAMIPAALTVLGATLLLPNDLPALIGGGLAGGAVYLLLIFRWVRARIPARTPTPAPDPIATPNSPVEERNS
- a CDS encoding glycosyltransferase family 4 protein, whose amino-acid sequence is MSPARMEVGGSQTNAVELARGVADLGHDVSMFGPEGPLVTMVDDLGLHYTVAPDDQRWPSRRNISALTALVRSRRVDLVHGYEWGPTIDLAFGPHRRLGVPLVATVLSMSVPDFLPRHCPLVVGTAELAEQQARRFARVSLIEPPVDTTRNAPGDVAAARRRFGFRPDDLVLTVVGRIVTDLEKVKGVHTAIAAVDELATERPVRLLIVGDGAELPDVRAHSDVVNRRHGREVVTVTGGLLDPRDAYAAADVVLGMGSSALKGMAFAKPLIVQGAAGFWCLAEPSTLQRFLDEGWYGHGGAGAATLLGILHPLLRDARRRRELGTFGRDLVVDRFSLARASRDLVEVYNVALAEPGSRAASHRGLASAGIRLARFKFAMARHRAAAFATRAGRIPVTANGAAR
- a CDS encoding NeuD/PglB/VioB family sugar acetyltransferase; protein product: MVDLLLLGASGLAREVLAVLAGEHYTREIAVLDDRAELRHTLVGGAPVLGTIDEVGNYPEAAIVICVGRGTRRETIAARLTLLGVADHRYATVVHPAVEIPPGCVVGAGSILLAGVVLTALVQVGRHVVAMPHVTLTHDNVVADFATLCAGVTLGGSVRVGRGAYLGMNASVRENVTVGAGTVLGMGAVLLTDLPDGETWAGLPARSLGRRAQ